One Isoptericola dokdonensis DS-3 genomic window, CGTCGGGCGCGCCGCCGGAGTCCCCGACGATCACGGGAAGCCCGGCGGCCTGCGCCTCGAGGTACACGATGCCGAGCCCCTCCACCTCCAGCCCGCCGCGGCGGCTGCGCGACGGCATGGCGAAGACGTCGGCCGCGGCGTAGAAGGCGGGCATGGCGGCGTGCGGGTGCCCGCCGGCGAGGACGACGTGGTCGTCGACGCCGTGCTCGGTGACGAGCCGGCGCAGCCGGGCGGCGTCGGGGCCGTCGCCCACGATCAGGAGGCGGGCGTCGGGCACGGACGCCAGGACGGCGGGCAGCGCCCGGACCAGGACGTCCTGCCCCTTGCGCTCGACGAGCCGGGCGGCGCAGAGCACCACCGGGGCGTCGGGCGGGATGCCGTAGCGCGCCCGGACCGCCCGCCCGCCGGCCGGGTCGGTGTCGGCGAAGGTCTCGGGGTCGACGCCGGGGGACAGGCGGACGGCCCGTGCCGCGGCCTCGGGCCCGACGGCGCCGGCGAGTACGCCCACGGTGCGGTCCGACAGGTACGTCAGGTGGTCCACGGACCGTCCGATCCGGCGCAGCGCGGCGCGGGTGCCCGGCACCCGGGCCCACCACAGCTCGTGCCCGTGCGTGGTGGCGACCATCCGCCGCACGCCGGTGCGGCTGCGCAGGGCGGGTGCCATCAGCCCGAGCGGGGCGGCGGCGCCGAACCACACCGACTCGCAGCCGTGCTCGGTGACGAGCCGCACGACGTCGCGGGTCCGTGCCGGGGTGGGCAGCAGCATCCGCGTGCGGGCGCGCACCACCGGGTACGGCAGGCCGCGGTCGTGCTCGGCCTGACCCGGCGTGGACGAGGTGTAGACGACGACGTCGTCGGGGTCGAAGCGGGACGTCATCGCGTGGACGAACGTCTCGATGCCGCCCTGTCGGGGCGGGAAGTCGTTGGTGACGACGAGGGTCCGGGGCACCGCGCCAGGCTACCCGGCCGCCCGGGACCACCGACCGCCGCGGGTGCCAGGGCGCGGAGCAGGGCGGCGTCGGCGGCGGTGGTGCGGACCGGGGCGGAGGCAGGAGGGGGTGACGGCGCGCGGGCTGCCCGCTACCGTGGGAGGCGACCAGACCGTGGAAGCGCTCTCAACGAGGAGTCGGCGTGAAGACCAGACTGGACCTGTGGCGCGTGCTCGCCGCCACCGTGACGACGTCCGCCGTCGTCCTGGCCGGGGCGGCCGTCCCGGTGACCGCTCAGGCCGACGAGCCACCGAACCTCGTGGCGAACGGCGCCTTCGAGCCCGGCGTCCACGACCAGTGGTGGGGGATCACCGACGCGGACGTCACCGACGGCGAGCTCTGCCTCGACGTCCCCGCGGTGGAACGGTTCGGCAACTTCGTGGCGCTGGGGCTGACGGCGGGGGAGTCGTACCTGTTCGGCTTCACCGCCCACGGCGAGCCCGGCACGGACGGCCTCGAGGCTCGCGTGCAGTCGGACGGAGCCGCGGGGCCGGAGGTCTTCGACGTCCGCGAGACGTTCGCCGTCGAGCCGGAACCGCAGGACTACGAGTGGGGCTTCACCGCCTCCGGGGACGCGCAGCGCGTCCAGTTCGAGCTCGCCGGGGCCCAGCCCGCGGGCGGGCTGTGCCTCACCGACGTCCACGTCACCCCGCTGGCGCACCTGGCTCAGAACCCGACCTTCGACGGTCTGGAGCCGTGGTGGACCACGGCGAACCTCGCGCTCGCGGAGACCGGCGGCCGGATGTGCGGCACCGTGCCCGCGGGCGGGAACCAGTGGGACGTCATCCTCGGGCAGAGCGGGATCGCGCTGGAGCCGGGCAGCAGCTACACGGTCACCCTCACGGCGTCGGCCCCGCCGGGAACGACCGGGCGCATCCTGGTGCCGCGGCCCGGCGCCGACTGGCCACCCCTGTTCTCCGCGGACGTCGCCCTCGACGGCACGTTCACGCAGACCTTCGAGGTGGACGCCGCGGCGGACACCCAGCTCCAGCTCCAGGTCGGCGGCAACGCCGCGGAGCTCGAGCTGTGCCTGGACCTGTTCTCCCTGACCACCGGAGGGACGGTGCCGGAGTTCGAGCACGAGACCGGCCCCCGGGTGCGGGTCAACCAGGTCGGCTACCTGCCGGACGGCCCGAAGCGGGCGACCGTCGTCACGGACGCGACCGAGCCGCTGCCCTGGGAGCTGCACGACGCGACGGGCGCCGTCGTCGCGACCGGCACGACCGAGCCCGCCGGCACCGACGCCTCCGCCGGGCTCGACGTGCACACGGTCGACCTCGGTGACGTCGCCGCGACCGGCGAGGGCTTCCGGCTCGTCGCGGACGGCGAGGAGTCGTACCCGTTCGCGATCTCGGCCACGGTGTACGACACGCTGCGGACCGACGCGCTGGGCATCTACTACACGCAGCGCTCCGGCACCGAGATCGTCCCGGTCGTCGTCGACGGGGTGGAGGAGAAGGCGGAGCACGCACGCCCCGCCGGGCACGTCGACGCGCCGGGCGACGGCGTCAACCAGGGCGACGTCGACCTGCCGTGCCTGCCGCCCACGGGCGCCGTGGACGCGAACGGTGCGCCGCAGCTCGGCGCCGACGACCACTACGGCGTCGACGGCTGGGCGTGCCCGGACGGCTACGTGCGCGACGTCTCGGGCGGGTGGTACGACGCCGGCGACCACGGCAAGTACGTCGTCAACGCCGGCATCTCGGTCTACCAGCTGCTGTCCGCCTACGAGCGCAGCCTGCACGCCGGGACGGTCGAGTCCGGTGCTCTCGGTGACGGCACGCTCGTGATCCCCGAGCGGGGCAACGACGTGCCCGACGTGCTCGACGAGGTCCGGCACGAGCTCGAGTTCATGCTCGCCATGCAGGTGCCCCGCGGCACGACGATGACGATCGACGGGGAGTCGTTCGACGCCGGCGGGCTGGTGCACCACAAGGTCCACGACATCGCCTGGACCGGGCTGAACCTGCTGCCGTCCGAGGACCCGCAGCCGCGCTACCTGCACCGTCCGTCCACGGCGGCGACGCTCAACCTGGCCGCCGCCGCCGCGCAGGGCGCCCGGCTGTACGAGCCCTACGACGCCGGCTTCGCGGACGACCTGCGCCGGGCGGCGAAGCGCGCGTGGGTCGCCGCGGCGGCGCACCCCGAGATCTACGCACCGAACACCAACGTCATCGACCCCAACCCGGGCGGCGGGCCGTACGACGACACCGACGTCACGGACGAGCGGTACTGGGCGGCGGCGCAGCTCTACCTCACCACCGGCGGGCAGCGGTACGCCGACGCCGTCCTGGGCTCGCCGCTGCACGTCGGCGGCGCCCGCGAGGACGTGTGGAAGCCGACCGGCTTCGACTGGGGCTGGACGGCCCCGGCGGCGCGGCTCGACCTCGCCACGGTGCCGAGCACGCTGCCCGGCCGGGCCGACGTCGTCGCGTCGGTCGTGGCGGCCGCCGACGGCTACGTCGCGATCCAGCAGAGCCAGCCGTTCGGCCTGCCCTACGCCCCCGAGGGCGGGTACGCGTGGGGCTCCACCCATCAGGTGCTCAACAACGCCGTCGTGGTGGCCACCGCCTACGACCTCACGGGCGACCAGGCCTACCGGGACGCCGCGCTGGAGGCGGCCGACTACGTGCTGGGCCGCAACGCGATCAACAACTCCTACGTCAAGGGGTACGGCACGTACTTCTCGCAGAGGATGCACAACCGCTGGATGGCGTCCGCCGACCGCCTGCCCCCGCACCCCGACGGGATGCTGTCCGGCGGGCCGAACTCCGCGCTGGACGACCCGGTGTCCCGGGCCGCCCTCGAGGGGTGCGCCCCGCAGACCTGCTACATCGACCACGTCGACGCGTGGTCGACCAACGAGATGACCATCAACTGGAACTCGGCGCTGGCCTGGTACGCGTCGTGGGCGGACGACATGGCCTCGGTCGCCCCGGACGCGTGGGAGCCGCCGACGCCGACCTGCGAGGTCGGGTACACCGTCCACGGCACGTGGCCGGGCGGGTTCGTCAGCCAGCTCTGGGTGACGAACCTCGGTCCGGGCGCCCGTGACGGGTGGGAGCTCGGCTGGCGGTTCGACGGCGACCAGCGCGTCGTCGGGCTGTGGGGCGGGGAAGCCGTCCAGGACGGCGCCGCCGTCACGGTGACGAACGAGCCCTGGAACGCCCGGCTCGCCGACCCGGGCGCGCGGGGCGGCTCGACGGTGACGCTCGGGTTCGTCGGGGCCGCCCGCACCGGGACCGACCACGTGCCGGACGCGTTCACGCTCGACGGGATGTGGTGCGCCACGGCCTGAGCGGCTGCCGGGGCGGCCGACCGTGTCGGCCGCCTCTGGCAGGCTAGGGGCGTGCCCGCCTCCACCTCCCGCCGCCGCGGTGCGGCCCCGTCGAACGCCCGCTCGTGGGACGACCCGCAGCTCGCCCCCGTCGTGCTGGTGCGGGGGCCCGAGCCGCTGCTCGCCGAGCGGGCCGTCGACGGCGTGCTCGGGCTCGCCCGCGAGGCGCAGCCCGAGGTCGAGAAGGTCGAGCTGGAGGGCGCGACCTACGGCGCCGGCCAGCTCACCGTGGCCGCCAGCCCGTCGCTGTTCGGGGAGGCGAAGGTCGTCGTGGTGCGCGGGGCGGAGGCCTGCACCGACGACCTCGTCGCCGACGTCGTGGCGTACGTCGCGTCGCCCGACCCGGACAGCACGGTCGTGGTCGTGCACGGCGGCGGCAACCGCGGCAAGCGGATGCTGGACGCGATCACCGCGTCGGGCGCGCCCGAGCTGCGCTGCGAGGCGATCACCAAGGACGCCGACAAGGTCGCGTTCGTCAGCGGCGAGTTCCGGCAGGCCCGTCGCCGTGCGGACGCCGCCGCGGTGCGCGCCCTGGTGGACGCGCTCGGCAACGACCTGCGCGAGCTGGCCGCGGCGTGCGCCCAGCTCGTCGCGGACACGACCGGCACGATCGGCGAGGCGACGGTGGACCGCTACTACGGTGGCCGGGTCGAGGCGACGGGCTTCAAGGTCGCCGACGCCGCCGTCGCGGGGGACGCCGGAGCGGCGGTCGCGCTGCTGCGGCACGCGCTCGCCACCGGGGCCGACCCGGTGCCGGTGGTCGCGGCGCTCGCCCTGCGCCTGCGCACCCTCGCCCGCGTCGCGGCGATCCGTGGCGGCTCGACGACGGCCCGCGAGCTCGGCCTGCAGGACTGGCAGGTCCGCATCGCCAACAAGGACCTCGCCCGCTGGACCCCCGAGGGTCTCGCGACGGCGATCAGCGCGGTCGCGCGGGCCGACGCCGAGGTCAAGGGCGGCGGACGGGACCCGGTGTTCGCCGTCGAGCGCGCCGTCCTGACCATCGCCCGTTCCCGCCGCACCTGACCGCCGGCCGGCACGGCACCGGCGCGAGTCAGCGCTGGCCGCGCCGAGTCAGCGCTGGTCGCGCCGGGTCTGGTCGCGCCGAGTCGGCGCATGCGTCTGTGGGGACGCGAAGGCCCCCGCACCGTGGTGGGTGCGGGGGCCTTGATCGGTGGCCCGAGGGCCGACCGGAAGACTCAGAGAGCCTCGACCGACTTGGCGATGGCCGACTTGCGGTTCGCAGCCTGGTTGGCGTGGATGACGCCCTTCGAGACGGCCTTGTCGAGCTTGCGCGTCGCGGTCTTGAGGGCGGCCTGGGCGGCCTCCTTGTCGCCGGCGGCGACGGCCTCACGGACCTTGCGGACGTGCGTCTTCAGCTCGGACTTGACGGACTTGTTGCGCAGGCGCGCCTTCTCGTTCGTCTTGATGCGCTTGATCTGGGACTTGATGTTGGCCACTGGTCAACTTCCTTGATGTGTTCGCCTGCCGGCGAGCGGATAGGTCGTAGAGGGCGGCCACAGCTCCGGGACTGGGGTGGGGAACCCGTGGAGAGGAACCGTGGCTGTGCCCGCCGACCTGGGCGGACACGCGATCAACCAGACTACCAGCCGTGCGGGGCCCCGGGAACCCGTCGTGGGGTGTGGCACGCGTCGCACCTCGGGCTTCCGACGGGGGTCGACGCCGTGCCGCAGGTGCCCGCCGCCGTAGCATCGAGCGGTGACCACCGCACGCTACGCCGCCCTCCTCCTGCCGTCCGCCAACCGGGTGTACGCCGAGGCCTCGCACGAGCTGCTCGCCGCCGAGCTGGAGATCCTCGCCGACGCCGTCCGCCCGGGCCTGCTGCGCGACCTCGGGACAGACCGCCTCGGTGGCGTGCAGTACGTGACGTTCGTCGCGGACGACCTCGGCGACCGGGACGTGCGCCGGCTCGCGAACGCCTCGTCCCTGTACGCGCTGTTCCGGCTGGAGGACGGTGCGCTGCACCCGGTGCTCGCCCCCCGGCTGGACCGCCTCGACGACGACCTGGTGACCATCCAGAAGTACGCCGGCAAGACGAACGAGCAGTTCACCCGCCTCCTGCTCAACGTGACGGTCGCGGCCTCCGCGTCGGCGGGAGAGATGCTCGACCGCCCGCTGCGGGTGCTGGACCCGGTGTGCGGGCGCGGCTCCACCCTCAACCAGGCGCTGCTGTACGGCTGGCACGCGTCGGGGATCGACGTCGACACCCAGGACATGGAGGCGTACGCGACGTTCGTGCGCACGTACCTGCAGCGCAAGCGGCTCAAGCACACGGTGGCGTTCGGGCCGGTGCGCCGGGACCGCAAGGTGGTGGCCAAGCGCCTGGAGGCGACGATCGGCATGACGCGCGAGGAGTTCAAGGCGGGCGACGTGCGCGAGCTCGACGTCGTCGCGGCGGACACCCGTCGCGTCGGGGAGTTCTTCCGGCCGGGCTCGTTCGACGTGGTCGTCGGCGACCTGCCCTACGGGGTCCAGCACGGCAGCCGTGTCGCGAAGGGCGAGCTGCAGCGCGGCCCGCTGGAGCTGCTCACCTCGGCCGTGCCGGCGTGGAAGGCCATGCTGCGCCCGGGGGGTGCGATGGGCCTGGCCTGGAACACGCACGTCGCGCCGCGCGCGGAGGCGGTCGAGGTGCTCGCCGGGCACGGGCTGGAGGTCGTCGACGCCGACCCGTACCTGCGCCTGCGTCACCGCGTCGACCAGTCGATCGACCGCGACGTGCTGGTGGCCCGACGCCCCGCGAAGGGCGCGTCCGCCCGCTGAACCGACGCCGTCGTGCCGACGACGTGGTCGACCCGCTGGCCGGTGCGGCCCGGCGACGGACCTCAGTGCCCGTGCCGGTGCATCCCGCCGACGACGGCGTCGAACGTCGTCCGCGGCAGCACCGCGCCCTCGCGGCGAACCTTCGCCGCGTCGACGCGCACCACCCGGTCGAGGCGGACCTCGCTGGGGCGCCCCTGGGAGTCCCAGCGCCCGCTGCCGACGTCCATCCAGTGCCGGCCCCAGCGGGCCTCCTGGGCGGCGTCGCGGTCGTGGTCCTTGCTGGTGAGCTGCAGGGCGAGCAGCCAGGGGCCGTCGCGCCCGACGAGGAGCACCGGGCGGTCCTTGCCGCGGCTGAAGTCCTCCTCGAACGGCACCCAGGTCCACACGACCTCGCCGGGGTCGGGTGAGCCGTCGAGGTGCGGGGCGTACTCGGCCGCGACGACGCCGTCGTAGTCCCCCGGGTAGCCCTCGGCGGGCGCCCCCGGGCGGGGGGCGGACGGGCGGGGCGGCGCCCCGGCCCGCCGGGTCCGGGCGCCGCTCGGGCGCAGGGCGCCCACGAGGCGTCGCAGCAGGTCGGTCCAGGTCGAGGTGGCCACGGGCCCAGCCTTCCACGTCCGGGGCGGTGCCGGGGAACGTCCCGGCACGGGTCCACGACACGGGGACGAAACACGGTCGGAACGCGCCGGGGCCCTGGGGCGCCTACCGTGCGGTCATGGCGGACCTCTTCGACGACTACCCCCTCGGTGCGGCGTTCGACGAGCTGCTCGACCGCGACCGCTCCGTGCGGACCCGCTACCGGGGCGTCCACGACACGCTGACGTCCCTGTCGGCCCAGGAGGTGACCGCCCGCGCCGAGGCGCTGGCCCGCGCCTACGTGGCCCAGGGCATCACGTTCGACGTGGCGGGCGAGGAACGCCCGTTCCCGCTCGACGTCGTGCCGCGGGTGGTCTCCCCGGACGAGTGGGACGACATCGGCCGCGGGGTCGCGCAGCGCGTCCGGGCGCTGGAGGCGTTCCTCGCGGACGTGTACGGGCCGCAGGAGGCGGTGCGCGACGGCGTCGTGCCGCGCCGCCTGGTCCTGTCCAGCTCGGAGTTCCAGCGCGAGGCGCACGGGATCGTCCCGCCCAACGGGGTGCGCTGCCACGTGGCGGGCATCGACCTGGTGCGCGACGAGGCCGGGGAGTTCCGTGTCCTGGAGGACAACGTGCGGGTGCCGTCCGGGGTGAGCTACGTGCTCGCGAACCGGCAGTCGATGGTCCGCACGTTCCCCGAGCTGTTCTCCCGGCTGCGGGTGCGCAGCGTCATCGACTACCCGCGGCGTCTGCACGCGGCCCTGGCGGCGGCGGCCCCCGACGGCGTGCCCGACCCGACCGTCGTCGTGCTCACGCCCGGCGTCTTCAACTCCGCCTACTACGAGCACGCGCTGCTGGCCCGCCTCATGGGCGTCGAGCTCGTCGAGGGCCGCGACCTGTACTGCCAGGCGGGGCGCGTCTACATGCGCACCACCAGCGGGCCGCGCCGCGTGGACGTCATCTACCGCCGCGTGGACGACGTCTTCCTCGACCCGCTGCGGTTCCGGCCGGACTCGGTCCTCGGCGTGCCGGGCCTGGTCGACTGCGCCCGCCGCGGCACCGTGTCCCTCGCGAACGCCATCGGCAACGGGGTCGCCGACGACAAGCTCGTCTACACCTACATGCCCGACCTCATTCGGTACTACCTCGGGGAGGAGCCGGTGCTGAAGAACGTCGACACCTGGCGCCTGGAGGAGCCGGGGGCGCTCGCGGAGGTGATGGACCGCCTCGCCGAGCTCGTCGTCAAGCCGGTGGACGGCTCGGGCGGCAAGGGGATCGTGGTGGGTCCGGACGCGACGCCGGCCGAGCTCGACCGGCTCCGCTCGCGCCTGGTCGCGGACCCGCGCGGCTGGGTCGCGCAGCCCGTGGTCCAGCTCTCCACCGTCCCGACGTACACGGACGGCGCGTTCCGGCCTCGGCACGTGGACCTGCGTCCCTTCGCGGTGAACGACGGCCACGACGTGTGGGTGCTGCCCGGCGGGCTGACCCGGGTCGCGCTGGGCGAGGGGCAGCTCGTGGTGAACAGCTCCCAGGGCGGCGGGTCGAAGGACACCTGGGTGCTCACCGACCGGCGGGCGCCGTCGGCGGCGCACCCGGCGCAGGGTCCCGCCGGTGCCGCCTCGGCGGACTCGGGCGGGGAGGTCGCGGGGGTGCCCATCGCGACGAACCCCGCGGACCTGGCGGGCCGCGAGCAACAACAGCAGCAGCAACAGCAACAGCAGCAGCACGAGACCGAGGAGGTGCCCGCATGCTGAGCCGCATCGCCGAGTCGCTGTTCTGGATCGGACGGTACGTGGAGCGGGCGGACGACACCGCCCGGATCCTCGACGTCCACGTCCAGATGCTGTCGGAGGAGCCGTGGGCGGAGGAGTCGGCGGCCTGCCGCACCCTGCTCGCGATCATGGACCACCCGGCCACGCCGGAGGACGGCCCGGTGGGGCGGGAGACGCTGCTGCGGCTGCTCGCCCACGACCGGGCGAACCCGTCGGCCATCGCGGGCGCCCTGGTGGCGGCGCGGGAGAACGCGCGCCGGGCGCGCGAGATCGTCTCGACCGAGCTGTGGGAGACCCTCAACACGACGCGCAACGACGTGTCGAAGATCGGCCGGTCCCGCCGGCCGCACGAGTTCTTCGCGTGGGTGCGCGAGCGCGCCGCCGTCGTGGCGGGCCTCATGGAGTCCGCGACCCCGCACGACGCGACCTGGCACTTCATGGTGCTCGGCCAGTCGATCGAACGGGCCGACATGACGGCCCGGCTGCTGACGACGCAGGCCCGCCTGGGCTCGGCCGGGCCGGGCTGGACGAGCGTGCTGCGCTCGTGCGGCGCCCACGAGGCGTACCTGCGGGCGCACCGCGGACGCACCTCCGACGACGACGCGGCGGGCTTCCTCGTCCTGGACCGGCTGTTCCCGCGGTCCATCGTGTACGCGCTCGGCTCGGCGGACCGTGCGCTGCGGGCGCTGGAGCCGGTGGAGTCCCGCCGCGAGGTGAGCGACGAGGCGGTGCGCGAGCTCGGCGTCGTCCGCTCCCGCCTGGAGTTCGCCCGCCGGTCGGACACGATCGAGGACCTGCCGGCCGTCATGGAGCAGGTGCAGCAGGCGTGCTCGCGGGCGAGCGTCGCGGTGCGCGACCGGTACTTCCCGTCGACGGTGTCGACGGCCTGGGTGGGGGAGGCGCTGTGAGCCTGGTCAGGGTGGTGCACCGGACGGCGTTCACGTACGGGTCGCCGGTGACGGCGTCGTACAACGAGGCGCGGATGCGTCCCGTGCAGGACGACCGCCAGCAGGTGCGGTCGGCGCGGCTGACGGTGGCCCCGCACACGTGGACGGACACGTACCGCGACTACTGGGGCACGCCGGTGACGATCTTCGAGGTGCTGGAGCCGCACGAGCACCTGGAGATCGTCGCGGAGTCCACGGTCGAGGTGACCGGCTCGCCCGGCGCACCGCAGGACGCCCCGGACTGGGAGGCGCTGGGCGGCGGCCCCGTGCTGGACGCGTACCCGGCGTTCCTGGCGACCACGCCGACGACGGTCGTGCCCGACGACGTCGCGGCGCTCGCGCTCGACGTGGCGAGCGGTCTCGGGCCGGCCGAGGCGGCCGAGGCGATCTGCGGGGAGGTGCGCGACCGGCTGGACTACGTGCCGGGCGTGACCACGGTGCACAGCCCGGCGTCGGACGCGTGGACCTCCGGCCAGGGGGTGTGCCAGGACATGGCCCACCTGGCGATCGGGGCGCTGCGCTCGGTCGGCATCCCGGCCCGCTACGTCTCGGGCTACCTGCACCCGCGCGCCGACGCCGCGGTGGGGGAGACCGTGGTGGGGGAGTCGCACGCCTGGCTGGAGTGGTGGGTGGGCCGCTGGGTCGCCTACGACCCGACGAACCGCCGGTTCGCCGGGGGTGACCACGTGGTGGTCGGCCGCGGGCGGGAGTACGGGGACGTGCCGCCCCTCAAGGGTGTGTACGCGGGGCCGGGCGCCAGCGACCTGGAGGTC contains:
- the holA gene encoding DNA polymerase III subunit delta, which produces MPASTSRRRGAAPSNARSWDDPQLAPVVLVRGPEPLLAERAVDGVLGLAREAQPEVEKVELEGATYGAGQLTVAASPSLFGEAKVVVVRGAEACTDDLVADVVAYVASPDPDSTVVVVHGGGNRGKRMLDAITASGAPELRCEAITKDADKVAFVSGEFRQARRRADAAAVRALVDALGNDLRELAAACAQLVADTTGTIGEATVDRYYGGRVEATGFKVADAAVAGDAGAAVALLRHALATGADPVPVVAALALRLRTLARVAAIRGGSTTARELGLQDWQVRIANKDLARWTPEGLATAISAVARADAEVKGGGRDPVFAVERAVLTIARSRRT
- a CDS encoding circularly permuted type 2 ATP-grasp protein, coding for MADLFDDYPLGAAFDELLDRDRSVRTRYRGVHDTLTSLSAQEVTARAEALARAYVAQGITFDVAGEERPFPLDVVPRVVSPDEWDDIGRGVAQRVRALEAFLADVYGPQEAVRDGVVPRRLVLSSSEFQREAHGIVPPNGVRCHVAGIDLVRDEAGEFRVLEDNVRVPSGVSYVLANRQSMVRTFPELFSRLRVRSVIDYPRRLHAALAAAAPDGVPDPTVVVLTPGVFNSAYYEHALLARLMGVELVEGRDLYCQAGRVYMRTTSGPRRVDVIYRRVDDVFLDPLRFRPDSVLGVPGLVDCARRGTVSLANAIGNGVADDKLVYTYMPDLIRYYLGEEPVLKNVDTWRLEEPGALAEVMDRLAELVVKPVDGSGGKGIVVGPDATPAELDRLRSRLVADPRGWVAQPVVQLSTVPTYTDGAFRPRHVDLRPFAVNDGHDVWVLPGGLTRVALGEGQLVVNSSQGGGSKDTWVLTDRRAPSAAHPAQGPAGAASADSGGEVAGVPIATNPADLAGREQQQQQQQQQQQHETEEVPAC
- a CDS encoding alpha-E domain-containing protein translates to MLSRIAESLFWIGRYVERADDTARILDVHVQMLSEEPWAEESAACRTLLAIMDHPATPEDGPVGRETLLRLLAHDRANPSAIAGALVAARENARRAREIVSTELWETLNTTRNDVSKIGRSRRPHEFFAWVRERAAVVAGLMESATPHDATWHFMVLGQSIERADMTARLLTTQARLGSAGPGWTSVLRSCGAHEAYLRAHRGRTSDDDAAGFLVLDRLFPRSIVYALGSADRALRALEPVESRREVSDEAVRELGVVRSRLEFARRSDTIEDLPAVMEQVQQACSRASVAVRDRYFPSTVSTAWVGEAL
- a CDS encoding glycosyltransferase family 4 protein — translated: MPRTLVVTNDFPPRQGGIETFVHAMTSRFDPDDVVVYTSSTPGQAEHDRGLPYPVVRARTRMLLPTPARTRDVVRLVTEHGCESVWFGAAAPLGLMAPALRSRTGVRRMVATTHGHELWWARVPGTRAALRRIGRSVDHLTYLSDRTVGVLAGAVGPEAAARAVRLSPGVDPETFADTDPAGGRAVRARYGIPPDAPVVLCAARLVERKGQDVLVRALPAVLASVPDARLLIVGDGPDAARLRRLVTEHGVDDHVVLAGGHPHAAMPAFYAAADVFAMPSRSRRGGLEVEGLGIVYLEAQAAGLPVIVGDSGGAPDAVDDGVTGYVVDGTDPTDVAARLVALLADPELRARAAAAGPGWVRDSWTWDQRFATLHRLLVG
- a CDS encoding transglutaminase family protein, translating into MSLVRVVHRTAFTYGSPVTASYNEARMRPVQDDRQQVRSARLTVAPHTWTDTYRDYWGTPVTIFEVLEPHEHLEIVAESTVEVTGSPGAPQDAPDWEALGGGPVLDAYPAFLATTPTTVVPDDVAALALDVASGLGPAEAAEAICGEVRDRLDYVPGVTTVHSPASDAWTSGQGVCQDMAHLAIGALRSVGIPARYVSGYLHPRADAAVGETVVGESHAWLEWWVGRWVAYDPTNRRFAGGDHVVVGRGREYGDVPPLKGVYAGPGASDLEVAVEMTRLA
- the rpsT gene encoding 30S ribosomal protein S20; the encoded protein is MANIKSQIKRIKTNEKARLRNKSVKSELKTHVRKVREAVAAGDKEAAQAALKTATRKLDKAVSKGVIHANQAANRKSAIAKSVEAL
- a CDS encoding glycoside hydrolase family 9 protein, coding for MKTRLDLWRVLAATVTTSAVVLAGAAVPVTAQADEPPNLVANGAFEPGVHDQWWGITDADVTDGELCLDVPAVERFGNFVALGLTAGESYLFGFTAHGEPGTDGLEARVQSDGAAGPEVFDVRETFAVEPEPQDYEWGFTASGDAQRVQFELAGAQPAGGLCLTDVHVTPLAHLAQNPTFDGLEPWWTTANLALAETGGRMCGTVPAGGNQWDVILGQSGIALEPGSSYTVTLTASAPPGTTGRILVPRPGADWPPLFSADVALDGTFTQTFEVDAAADTQLQLQVGGNAAELELCLDLFSLTTGGTVPEFEHETGPRVRVNQVGYLPDGPKRATVVTDATEPLPWELHDATGAVVATGTTEPAGTDASAGLDVHTVDLGDVAATGEGFRLVADGEESYPFAISATVYDTLRTDALGIYYTQRSGTEIVPVVVDGVEEKAEHARPAGHVDAPGDGVNQGDVDLPCLPPTGAVDANGAPQLGADDHYGVDGWACPDGYVRDVSGGWYDAGDHGKYVVNAGISVYQLLSAYERSLHAGTVESGALGDGTLVIPERGNDVPDVLDEVRHELEFMLAMQVPRGTTMTIDGESFDAGGLVHHKVHDIAWTGLNLLPSEDPQPRYLHRPSTAATLNLAAAAAQGARLYEPYDAGFADDLRRAAKRAWVAAAAHPEIYAPNTNVIDPNPGGGPYDDTDVTDERYWAAAQLYLTTGGQRYADAVLGSPLHVGGAREDVWKPTGFDWGWTAPAARLDLATVPSTLPGRADVVASVVAAADGYVAIQQSQPFGLPYAPEGGYAWGSTHQVLNNAVVVATAYDLTGDQAYRDAALEAADYVLGRNAINNSYVKGYGTYFSQRMHNRWMASADRLPPHPDGMLSGGPNSALDDPVSRAALEGCAPQTCYIDHVDAWSTNEMTINWNSALAWYASWADDMASVAPDAWEPPTPTCEVGYTVHGTWPGGFVSQLWVTNLGPGARDGWELGWRFDGDQRVVGLWGGEAVQDGAAVTVTNEPWNARLADPGARGGSTVTLGFVGAARTGTDHVPDAFTLDGMWCATA
- a CDS encoding TRM11 family SAM-dependent methyltransferase, yielding MTTARYAALLLPSANRVYAEASHELLAAELEILADAVRPGLLRDLGTDRLGGVQYVTFVADDLGDRDVRRLANASSLYALFRLEDGALHPVLAPRLDRLDDDLVTIQKYAGKTNEQFTRLLLNVTVAASASAGEMLDRPLRVLDPVCGRGSTLNQALLYGWHASGIDVDTQDMEAYATFVRTYLQRKRLKHTVAFGPVRRDRKVVAKRLEATIGMTREEFKAGDVRELDVVAADTRRVGEFFRPGSFDVVVGDLPYGVQHGSRVAKGELQRGPLELLTSAVPAWKAMLRPGGAMGLAWNTHVAPRAEAVEVLAGHGLEVVDADPYLRLRHRVDQSIDRDVLVARRPAKGASAR
- a CDS encoding type II toxin-antitoxin system PemK/MazF family toxin codes for the protein MATSTWTDLLRRLVGALRPSGARTRRAGAPPRPSAPRPGAPAEGYPGDYDGVVAAEYAPHLDGSPDPGEVVWTWVPFEEDFSRGKDRPVLLVGRDGPWLLALQLTSKDHDRDAAQEARWGRHWMDVGSGRWDSQGRPSEVRLDRVVRVDAAKVRREGAVLPRTTFDAVVGGMHRHGH